One window from the genome of Pandoraea fibrosis encodes:
- a CDS encoding branched-chain amino acid ABC transporter permease, producing MDDAIVSSPAAAPASPPMSLRGRAVVWLVFAAILGLAPWCFPSDTALTLMTQMGTAAILALSFNLLLGSTGLLSFCHATYAGIGAYAGVWCMNRIGALGIPVSMAVVPFAGAFAGGVAGATLGYVTTRRAGMTFAMITLGVAELVWVMAAMLPEWFGGERGIPTDRTLGAAWFGVTFATQREVYALVAVWLFVCAGLMYGVTRTPLGFLARAVRDNTVRVAFLGQSPAAVRYRMQIIAAAFAGVAGALGALNFELVSADTFSLERSGIVLVFTVLGGTTYFAGPMLGAVVGVFATVVLATLTRAWQLYLGLGFLAVVILAPGGIAGLSAALLHIWRDGRVRVLWRPYVAVCVGLALFVGGLIGIVEMTYGARLADAAGVIVTPGQRAVAATAMTWGAAVAMAVGGLAMLALARRRLRRKASSAALGEEAPR from the coding sequence ATGGACGACGCTATCGTCAGTTCGCCAGCCGCCGCGCCTGCCTCGCCTCCTATGTCGTTACGCGGTCGTGCGGTCGTGTGGCTGGTCTTTGCCGCCATTCTCGGCCTGGCTCCCTGGTGCTTCCCCTCCGACACGGCGCTCACCCTGATGACGCAGATGGGCACTGCCGCCATTCTTGCATTGTCTTTCAACCTGCTGCTCGGCTCGACGGGGCTGTTGAGTTTTTGCCATGCCACCTATGCAGGCATTGGCGCTTATGCGGGCGTGTGGTGCATGAATCGTATCGGCGCTCTGGGCATTCCGGTATCGATGGCTGTGGTTCCGTTCGCGGGGGCGTTCGCGGGGGGCGTGGCGGGTGCCACGCTGGGGTACGTCACCACGCGTCGCGCGGGCATGACGTTCGCGATGATCACGCTCGGCGTGGCGGAACTGGTCTGGGTAATGGCGGCGATGCTGCCCGAGTGGTTCGGCGGCGAGCGCGGCATCCCGACCGACAGAACCCTGGGTGCGGCGTGGTTCGGTGTGACATTCGCCACGCAGCGCGAAGTCTATGCGCTGGTGGCGGTTTGGCTGTTCGTTTGCGCGGGCCTGATGTATGGCGTCACGCGCACGCCATTGGGTTTTCTTGCTCGCGCGGTACGTGACAACACCGTGCGCGTAGCCTTCCTCGGTCAGTCACCGGCGGCGGTGCGCTATCGCATGCAAATCATTGCGGCGGCTTTTGCTGGCGTAGCGGGCGCACTGGGCGCATTGAATTTCGAATTGGTCAGCGCCGATACCTTCAGCCTGGAACGCTCCGGCATCGTGCTCGTCTTCACGGTGCTTGGCGGTACGACTTACTTCGCGGGACCGATGCTGGGGGCCGTCGTCGGTGTGTTCGCAACGGTGGTGCTGGCAACGTTGACACGAGCGTGGCAGCTCTATCTCGGGTTGGGATTTCTTGCCGTCGTGATATTGGCGCCGGGCGGCATCGCCGGGTTGAGCGCGGCCCTGCTACACATCTGGCGCGATGGCAGGGTGCGTGTTTTATGGCGGCCCTATGTCGCGGTTTGTGTCGGTTTGGCACTCTTCGTGGGCGGACTGATCGGCATCGTGGAAATGACCTACGGCGCGCGACTTGCAGACGCCGCCGGGGTGATCGTGACACCCGGTCAGCGTGCGGTTGCTGCCACCGCGATGACGTGGGGGGCGGCAGTCGCGATGGCAGTGGGCGGGCTTGCCATGTTGGCGCTCGCCAGACGTCGTCTGCGGCGCAAGGCGTCGAGTGCGGCGCTTGGTGAGGAGGCGCCGCGATGA
- a CDS encoding ABC transporter ATP-binding protein, translating into MLELIDVRAGYGGSRVLHGVTMRVAPGEIVAVLGRNGAGRSTLARAIMGQLPREGDIRWQGKSLTPLAPHQIARLGVGYVPETRDVFGPLTVTQNLVLGQRDGKARAMQGTPGIDRSLTLADAFERFEELAPRRNAPAASLSGGEQQLLSLCRAMMAGPELLIVDEPTEGLAPRVVARIGRILTDLRATGVAILLIEQKLSLALSCAQRVAVMGRGTLVFEGPPDALAAAPAIRREWLEV; encoded by the coding sequence ATGCTTGAGTTAATCGACGTCAGAGCAGGGTATGGCGGTAGCCGTGTGCTGCATGGCGTGACGATGCGCGTTGCACCGGGCGAGATTGTGGCTGTTCTCGGCCGCAATGGTGCGGGGCGCTCCACGCTGGCTCGCGCGATCATGGGGCAGTTGCCGCGCGAGGGCGATATCCGGTGGCAGGGAAAGTCGCTGACCCCGCTCGCGCCGCATCAGATTGCCCGACTGGGCGTGGGCTATGTGCCGGAGACGCGCGATGTCTTCGGGCCGTTGACGGTCACGCAAAATCTGGTGCTCGGGCAGCGTGATGGCAAAGCCCGGGCAATGCAGGGCACGCCCGGCATCGACCGATCGCTGACGCTTGCCGACGCGTTCGAGCGCTTCGAAGAGCTGGCGCCACGGCGTAACGCACCCGCAGCGTCGCTATCTGGCGGTGAACAGCAATTGCTTTCGCTATGCCGGGCAATGATGGCGGGGCCTGAGTTACTGATCGTCGACGAGCCGACAGAAGGGCTGGCGCCTCGGGTCGTGGCTCGTATTGGCCGGATTCTGACCGACTTGCGGGCGACCGGCGTGGCGATTCTGCTGATCGAGCAAAAGCTGTCGCTCGCGCTCAGTTGTGCGCAGCGTGTGGCGGTGATGGGACGTGGCACGCTCGTCTTCGAGGGGCCGCCCGACGCGCTGGCAGCCGCGCCCGCGATTCGCCGTGAATGGCTTGAGGTCTAG
- a CDS encoding 3-hydroxyacyl-CoA dehydrogenase NAD-binding domain-containing protein, whose amino-acid sequence MSTAYEVRDGVAVITLENPPVNGLGHATRAGIADGIAQAQADAQVRAVVLIGGGKAFSGGADIREFNTPKATQSPLLVDVIAALDACEKPVVAAVHAVAMGGGLELALACHYRVALPGAQIALPEVKLGLLPGAGGTQRLPRAIGVARALDMVVSGRVVKSESLVGTLFSKLIEGSHNDLLAGAIAFARDVAAQGGTLPRLRDVAIDDADGSGQAAIEAARDKVQREQPHFPAPHQCVAAIEAALQRPFDAGVKFERECFVALVSSPESKALRHAFLGERAAAKIADVPDDTPVRNIERVAVIGAGTMGSGIAMTFANAGIPVTLVDTTEASLARGIESMRGNYARAVTRGKLAADEAEKRLARVHGSTDFAAVADADLIVEAVFEDMAIKQVVFRELDKVAKRGAILASNTSTLDLDALAETTSRAQDVIGMHFFSPANVMRLLEVVRGAHTGKDVLATVMKLAKRIGKLAVVARVCDGFIGNRMLEPYFKQSQWMVEQGATPAQVDAAIERFGFAMGPFRTSDLAGNDVSWAIRKRRHAEHPDIAYPRIADVVCEAGRYGQKTHAGWYDYAEGDRTPRESAKIAQMLDDYRKTNGIAPRVFSDDEIVDRLVYALVNEGAKVLADGTAARASDIDMVYLNGYGFPLWRGGPMLYADTVGLDKVLARVREFEQGAHGEDWVPAARLVELVEAGKRFNA is encoded by the coding sequence ATGAGCACGGCTTATGAGGTTCGTGACGGCGTAGCCGTCATCACGCTGGAAAATCCCCCGGTGAATGGGCTGGGACATGCCACTCGGGCGGGCATTGCCGACGGTATCGCCCAAGCTCAGGCCGACGCTCAGGTGCGTGCTGTGGTGCTGATCGGCGGTGGGAAGGCCTTTTCCGGTGGTGCCGATATCCGTGAGTTCAACACGCCGAAAGCGACGCAGAGCCCGCTGCTGGTTGACGTGATTGCGGCGCTCGACGCTTGCGAAAAGCCGGTTGTCGCGGCAGTCCACGCCGTTGCGATGGGCGGCGGTCTCGAATTGGCGCTGGCGTGTCACTATCGTGTGGCGTTGCCGGGGGCACAGATCGCATTGCCCGAGGTAAAGCTAGGCCTGTTGCCCGGCGCGGGCGGTACGCAGCGTCTGCCGCGCGCCATCGGCGTCGCGCGCGCGCTCGATATGGTGGTGTCGGGCCGCGTCGTGAAGTCCGAATCGCTCGTCGGCACACTTTTTTCGAAGCTGATCGAAGGGAGTCATAACGATCTCCTGGCAGGGGCGATTGCCTTCGCCCGCGACGTCGCTGCGCAAGGCGGCACGTTGCCGCGATTGCGCGACGTGGCTATCGACGATGCGGATGGCTCGGGGCAGGCCGCCATCGAGGCTGCGCGAGACAAGGTGCAGCGCGAGCAGCCCCATTTTCCAGCGCCTCATCAGTGCGTGGCGGCAATCGAAGCGGCGTTGCAACGCCCGTTCGATGCTGGGGTGAAGTTCGAGCGCGAGTGTTTTGTCGCGCTGGTCAGCTCGCCGGAGTCGAAGGCGCTGCGTCATGCGTTCCTGGGGGAGCGCGCTGCGGCCAAGATTGCCGATGTGCCCGACGATACGCCGGTGCGCAACATTGAGCGCGTGGCAGTCATTGGCGCCGGGACGATGGGCAGCGGCATCGCCATGACCTTTGCCAACGCGGGTATCCCGGTCACGCTGGTCGACACGACCGAGGCGTCGCTGGCGCGCGGGATCGAGTCGATGCGAGGTAATTACGCCCGTGCCGTCACGCGGGGCAAGCTCGCCGCAGACGAGGCGGAAAAGCGGCTGGCGCGCGTTCACGGGAGTACCGATTTCGCCGCGGTGGCCGATGCCGACCTGATCGTTGAAGCGGTGTTCGAGGATATGGCGATTAAGCAGGTGGTGTTTCGCGAACTCGACAAGGTGGCCAAGCGCGGTGCAATTCTGGCGTCGAACACGTCGACGCTCGATCTCGATGCGCTGGCCGAAACCACGTCGCGGGCGCAGGACGTCATCGGTATGCACTTCTTCAGCCCGGCCAACGTCATGCGCTTGCTTGAAGTGGTGCGAGGCGCCCACACGGGCAAAGACGTGCTGGCGACGGTCATGAAACTCGCCAAGCGCATCGGCAAGCTGGCTGTCGTGGCTCGTGTGTGCGACGGTTTCATCGGCAATCGCATGCTCGAACCCTATTTCAAGCAATCTCAATGGATGGTCGAGCAGGGCGCAACGCCCGCGCAGGTCGATGCCGCCATTGAGCGCTTCGGGTTCGCGATGGGGCCGTTCCGCACGAGCGATCTGGCCGGCAACGATGTCAGTTGGGCAATTCGCAAGCGTCGTCACGCCGAACATCCGGATATCGCGTATCCCAGAATTGCCGATGTGGTTTGCGAAGCCGGCCGCTATGGACAGAAAACGCATGCCGGCTGGTATGACTACGCCGAGGGGGACCGCACGCCGCGCGAGTCGGCCAAGATCGCGCAGATGCTCGACGACTACCGCAAGACGAACGGTATCGCGCCGCGTGTGTTTTCCGACGACGAAATTGTCGATCGCCTTGTTTATGCGCTGGTGAACGAAGGCGCGAAGGTGCTGGCTGATGGAACGGCGGCGCGCGCGTCCGACATCGATATGGTGTATCTGAACGGCTATGGTTTTCCGCTGTGGCGCGGCGGGCCGATGCTCTATGCCGACACGGTCGGGCTCGACAAGGTGCTCGCGCGGGTGCGGGAGTTCGAACAGGGCGCGCACGGCGAGGATTGGGTACCGGCAGCGCGGCTGGTGGAGTTGGTGGAAGCCGGCAAGCGTTTCAACGCGTGA
- the pncA gene encoding bifunctional nicotinamidase/pyrazinamidase: protein MKPMDEVLLVIDVQNDFMPGGALAVSHGDEVVPAINALAGKFSHVVLTQDWHPAGHVSFAENHAGRQPFETIALPYGEQVLWPAHCVQDTQGAALHADLHIPHAQAVVRKGYQVAIDSYSAFLEADRKTPTGLAGYLRDKGVRRVHCVGLATDFCVAWSALDARAAGFDVCVIEHACRAIDLNGSLANAWTSLAAAGVSRE from the coding sequence ATGAAGCCGATGGACGAAGTGCTGCTGGTGATCGATGTGCAGAACGATTTCATGCCCGGTGGCGCGTTGGCCGTGTCTCATGGCGACGAGGTGGTGCCGGCAATCAACGCTTTGGCGGGTAAGTTTTCGCACGTCGTGTTGACGCAGGACTGGCATCCGGCGGGGCACGTGTCGTTTGCCGAAAATCATGCGGGGCGACAGCCATTCGAGACGATTGCGTTGCCGTATGGCGAACAGGTCTTGTGGCCCGCCCACTGCGTTCAGGATACGCAGGGGGCGGCATTGCACGCGGATCTGCATATTCCGCATGCGCAGGCGGTGGTGCGCAAGGGGTATCAGGTGGCCATCGACAGTTATTCCGCGTTTCTTGAGGCGGATCGCAAGACGCCGACGGGACTGGCGGGGTACTTGCGGGACAAGGGCGTGCGACGCGTGCATTGCGTGGGACTGGCGACCGATTTCTGCGTGGCGTGGAGTGCGCTCGACGCCAGGGCGGCGGGGTTTGACGTTTGCGTGATCGAGCACGCCTGTCGTGCCATCGATCTGAACGGCTCGCTGGCCAACGCGTGGACATCGCTGGCCGCGGCGGGGGTATCGCGCGAGTAG
- a CDS encoding PaaI family thioesterase, with translation MSTLSISSGFIDHLGIELLSAEGGESELRLSLASQHLNSWEVMHGGVTMAMLDVALSTACRSVAPEGAGVVTIEMKTSFMQPGTGEMRAFGRLLHRSTTMAYCEGEVRDANGKLVAKAMGTFKYLRRLAVGRTVREQRRPDDPRGD, from the coding sequence ATGAGCACGCTCTCGATCAGTTCAGGTTTTATCGATCATCTCGGCATCGAGTTGCTGAGTGCCGAGGGAGGCGAGTCGGAATTGCGGCTCTCGCTGGCGTCTCAGCATCTCAATAGCTGGGAGGTGATGCACGGCGGCGTGACGATGGCGATGCTCGACGTCGCGCTCAGTACGGCATGCCGGAGCGTGGCGCCGGAAGGCGCCGGGGTGGTGACGATTGAAATGAAGACGAGCTTCATGCAGCCGGGCACCGGCGAGATGCGCGCGTTTGGTCGCTTGCTGCATCGGTCCACGACAATGGCTTACTGTGAGGGCGAGGTGCGCGACGCCAATGGCAAGCTCGTGGCCAAGGCGATGGGTACCTTCAAATACTTGCGCCGTCTTGCGGTCGGTCGCACGGTGCGTGAGCAGCGACGTCCCGACGACCCTCGCGGCGACTGA
- a CDS encoding NADP-dependent oxidoreductase, producing the protein MTINRQILLVSRPKGEATLDNFHLAAPELPELGDGQVLVRNFYLSLDPYMRSRMNDTKSYAPPQPLDTVMIGATVGEVIESRHPDWQPGDAVTAMFGWQEYGISDGSNLRRLHDARVPMSAYLGAAGMPGVTAWYGLNRIIAPKAGETVAVSAASGAVGSVVGQLAKRAGCRVIGIAGGEQKCAYVVETLGFDACIDYKAGNLNDDLRAAAPDGIDGYFENVGGDVFDAVMRNLNAHSRIALCGMISGYNGEPIPMKYPALLLTNRVRLEGFIVSEHMDVWPQALKELTDAIATGALRYRETMAQGIENAPAAFLGLLKGENFGKQIVRLV; encoded by the coding sequence ATGACGATCAATCGCCAGATTCTGCTGGTTTCGCGCCCGAAGGGCGAAGCCACGTTGGACAACTTTCATTTGGCCGCACCGGAGTTGCCGGAGTTGGGTGACGGGCAGGTACTCGTGCGTAACTTCTATCTTTCGCTTGACCCGTACATGCGAAGCCGGATGAACGACACGAAGTCCTATGCCCCGCCGCAGCCGCTCGATACGGTCATGATCGGCGCGACAGTGGGTGAGGTGATCGAATCGCGACATCCCGACTGGCAGCCGGGCGATGCCGTCACCGCTATGTTCGGCTGGCAGGAGTACGGCATTTCGGACGGCAGCAACCTGCGCCGGCTGCACGACGCGCGCGTGCCGATGAGTGCCTATCTCGGGGCAGCCGGCATGCCCGGCGTGACCGCGTGGTACGGGTTGAACCGCATCATCGCACCGAAAGCCGGGGAGACGGTGGCGGTCAGCGCGGCCTCCGGGGCGGTGGGGAGCGTGGTGGGGCAACTGGCCAAGCGCGCCGGGTGCCGAGTTATCGGCATTGCCGGTGGCGAGCAAAAGTGTGCCTATGTCGTGGAGACACTCGGCTTCGATGCGTGCATCGACTACAAGGCGGGCAATCTGAACGACGACCTGCGCGCGGCGGCGCCGGATGGCATCGACGGCTATTTCGAAAACGTTGGGGGCGACGTATTCGACGCCGTCATGCGCAATCTCAATGCGCACTCGCGCATCGCCCTGTGCGGCATGATTTCCGGCTACAACGGCGAACCCATTCCGATGAAGTATCCGGCGCTATTGCTGACGAACCGGGTGCGGCTCGAGGGCTTCATCGTGAGCGAGCACATGGACGTGTGGCCGCAGGCGCTGAAGGAGTTGACCGATGCCATCGCCACCGGAGCGTTGCGCTATCGCGAGACGATGGCGCAAGGCATCGAGAACGCACCCGCCGCGTTCCTTGGTCTGCTCAAGGGTGAGAACTTCGGCAAGCAGATCGTGCGGCTGGTTTGA
- a CDS encoding NRDE family protein — translation MCLIVFSWQPDTDTPLVLLANRDEFFERPAEPMHWWQDRPDVLAGRDLRGGGTWMGINRAGRFAALTNFRDGRAPMAPKNVPSRGLLVSAMLDATSFDNDLARVERHAHEYAGFNLLAGDLPAGKLFWLGNRADHVGGKASAPPATPVAHAIAPGLHGLSNAVLDTPWPKLLSRRDALANALSRNADDATLLQIMRNPDEAPDDALPDTGVSRAWERSLSAAFIASPAYGTRCTTLLRYHRDGRVDMIEATVTPGQSPNVLSGRRDFAFTIDSLRT, via the coding sequence ATGTGCCTGATCGTTTTCTCGTGGCAACCCGACACCGATACGCCGCTGGTTCTACTCGCCAATCGCGATGAGTTCTTCGAGCGTCCCGCCGAACCGATGCACTGGTGGCAAGACCGCCCCGACGTGCTCGCAGGGCGTGACCTGAGAGGGGGCGGGACGTGGATGGGAATCAATCGTGCGGGCCGTTTCGCCGCACTCACGAACTTCCGCGATGGTCGCGCCCCGATGGCGCCGAAGAATGTACCGTCGCGTGGCCTGCTGGTCTCGGCCATGCTCGACGCCACCTCGTTCGACAACGATCTCGCCCGTGTCGAACGTCACGCGCATGAATACGCAGGTTTTAACCTGCTCGCCGGCGACTTGCCCGCAGGCAAGTTGTTCTGGTTAGGGAACCGTGCCGATCATGTCGGCGGTAAGGCTTCGGCGCCACCGGCCACCCCCGTCGCCCATGCCATTGCGCCCGGGCTTCACGGCCTGTCCAACGCCGTGCTGGATACCCCGTGGCCGAAACTCCTCAGTCGGCGCGACGCGCTTGCTAACGCCCTGTCCCGCAACGCCGACGACGCCACGCTGTTGCAGATCATGCGCAACCCGGACGAAGCCCCTGACGACGCGCTGCCCGACACCGGTGTCTCGCGCGCATGGGAGCGCTCGCTTTCGGCCGCATTCATCGCGTCGCCGGCCTACGGAACCCGCTGTACGACACTGCTTCGCTACCATCGCGATGGCCGCGTCGATATGATCGAGGCGACCGTCACACCGGGCCAATCGCCCAATGTGTTATCCGGACGCCGCGATTTCGCTTTCACTATCGACAGCCTGCGTACTTGA
- a CDS encoding DUF4936 family protein: MDCYVYYRVSSHNAAAAHAAVTRLFALTGARFGVPGRLQWRADASVNDAAAGTTTWMERYDGASPAFVASLPQLAVESGLTALIEGERHAECFVDAQTPCA; this comes from the coding sequence ATGGATTGTTACGTCTACTACCGTGTCTCGTCACACAACGCCGCCGCCGCACATGCCGCTGTCACGCGCCTCTTCGCGCTGACGGGGGCGCGCTTCGGCGTGCCGGGGCGGCTGCAATGGCGTGCCGACGCCTCCGTCAACGACGCGGCCGCCGGCACCACAACGTGGATGGAACGCTACGACGGGGCGAGTCCCGCCTTCGTCGCCTCGCTGCCGCAATTGGCGGTCGAATCGGGCCTGACGGCGCTGATCGAAGGCGAACGACATGCCGAGTGCTTCGTCGACGCGCAAACTCCATGTGCCTGA
- the ygfZ gene encoding CAF17-like 4Fe-4S cluster assembly/insertion protein YgfZ, with the protein MTSQWRDLLPQAAAASSFDVTSDASARAAQFAALRTGSFVSLASDTGLIAVNGADSAAFLHGQLTNDVERLSSAQARLAGYCSAKGRLLATFLMWRDASADATIYLACDADVQAAVQKRLSMFVLRAKAKLTDGAATHVLLQVGGPAAEAVLGKTFQALPAGPLAAVHATLGDAPTSLIRLPDAGTARALSRFLWSVPVAHAAEVWSGLTQAPGLTVVAPDLAAWLDVHSGVARVTTATQEQFVPQMVNWEVVGGVNFRKGCYPGQEVVARSQYRGTIKRRLHLAHVDGPQPVPGQELVETSDPDQPCGMVVQAAPAPDGGFDLLVEVKLAARETDDVRLGSAEGPVLVFADLPYEIIDPTETPASSAAAS; encoded by the coding sequence ATGACCTCCCAATGGCGTGATCTTCTGCCCCAAGCGGCAGCCGCTTCTTCCTTCGACGTGACGTCCGACGCGAGCGCTCGCGCTGCACAGTTCGCGGCGTTGCGCACCGGCAGTTTCGTCTCGCTTGCCAGCGACACCGGCCTCATTGCCGTGAATGGCGCCGATTCGGCGGCCTTCCTGCATGGCCAATTGACCAATGACGTCGAGCGTCTTTCCTCGGCACAGGCGCGTCTGGCCGGTTATTGCTCGGCCAAGGGACGGTTGCTCGCCACCTTCCTGATGTGGCGCGACGCGTCCGCCGACGCCACGATCTATCTGGCGTGCGACGCTGATGTACAAGCCGCCGTGCAGAAGCGCCTGTCGATGTTCGTGCTGCGCGCAAAGGCCAAACTGACGGACGGCGCTGCCACCCATGTCCTGCTTCAGGTCGGCGGCCCAGCCGCCGAGGCGGTGTTGGGCAAAACGTTCCAGGCGTTGCCCGCCGGCCCGCTCGCGGCCGTCCATGCCACGCTCGGCGATGCACCCACCAGCCTGATCCGCCTGCCCGACGCGGGCACAGCGCGCGCGCTCTCGCGCTTCCTGTGGAGCGTGCCGGTCGCGCACGCCGCCGAGGTGTGGTCAGGCCTGACGCAGGCGCCGGGGCTCACCGTCGTCGCGCCGGACCTCGCGGCATGGCTCGACGTGCACAGCGGCGTGGCACGTGTCACGACCGCGACGCAAGAGCAGTTCGTCCCTCAGATGGTGAACTGGGAAGTCGTGGGTGGCGTGAATTTCCGCAAAGGCTGCTATCCGGGACAGGAAGTGGTTGCCCGTAGCCAGTATCGCGGCACGATCAAGCGTCGCCTGCATCTTGCCCATGTCGACGGCCCACAACCGGTGCCGGGACAGGAACTGGTCGAGACCAGCGATCCCGATCAGCCGTGCGGCATGGTGGTACAGGCCGCGCCCGCCCCGGACGGCGGATTCGATCTGCTCGTTGAGGTGAAGCTGGCCGCGCGCGAGACGGACGACGTGCGGCTTGGCAGCGCAGAGGGGCCGGTGCTCGTTTTCGCCGATTTGCCTTACGAGATCATCGATCCGACGGAAACGCCCGCGTCGTCTGCGGCGGCCTCCTGA
- the mltG gene encoding endolytic transglycosylase MltG: protein MSFIKRLLVLLIVASLAAGGAFYYWAQAPLQLGKPTLDVTIKPYSSVRSVAAQLRNGGVPVPPLLFNLLARVMDVGTKLKSGNYEFATGITPIEVVEKLARGDVNQYVVTIIEGWTFKKMRSEIDANPALRHDTAGLPDADIMQLVGAERAEAEGMFFPDTYLFPKGTSDVDVYKRAYRLMQKRLDEAWAARAPGLPYTTPYEALIMASLVEKETGQSVERGQVAAVFVNRLRKRMLLQTDPTVIYGMGDLYTGRLRKRDLQTDTPYNTYTRAGLPPTPIALPGVASLAAALNPAPTDALYFVARGDGTSHFSTNLQEHNRAVDKYQRGEQ, encoded by the coding sequence ATGTCTTTCATCAAACGCCTGTTGGTCCTGCTGATTGTCGCCTCGCTGGCGGCGGGCGGCGCTTTCTATTATTGGGCGCAGGCTCCCCTGCAACTGGGCAAGCCGACACTCGACGTCACGATCAAGCCGTACAGCTCGGTGCGCAGTGTGGCCGCGCAACTGCGCAACGGCGGCGTGCCGGTGCCTCCTCTTCTATTCAATCTGCTGGCCCGTGTGATGGATGTGGGCACGAAGCTCAAGTCAGGCAACTACGAGTTCGCGACTGGCATCACGCCCATCGAAGTGGTGGAAAAGCTCGCGCGCGGCGACGTGAATCAGTATGTGGTGACGATCATCGAAGGATGGACCTTCAAGAAGATGCGCTCGGAGATCGATGCCAATCCGGCGTTGCGTCACGACACGGCGGGATTGCCCGATGCCGACATCATGCAACTGGTGGGCGCAGAGCGCGCTGAAGCCGAGGGCATGTTCTTCCCCGACACCTACCTTTTTCCGAAAGGCACGAGCGACGTCGATGTCTACAAGCGGGCCTATCGTCTGATGCAGAAGCGTCTGGACGAAGCCTGGGCCGCGCGCGCACCGGGGCTGCCGTACACGACGCCTTACGAGGCCCTTATCATGGCTTCGCTCGTCGAGAAGGAAACGGGGCAGTCGGTGGAGCGCGGGCAGGTTGCCGCCGTGTTCGTCAATCGGCTGCGCAAGCGCATGCTGCTGCAAACCGATCCGACGGTGATCTATGGGATGGGCGATCTGTACACCGGGCGGTTACGCAAGCGCGACCTGCAAACCGATACGCCGTATAACACCTACACGCGCGCCGGTTTGCCGCCGACGCCCATCGCGTTGCCGGGCGTGGCATCGCTGGCGGCGGCGCTGAACCCTGCACCGACCGACGCGCTGTACTTTGTAGCGCGCGGCGACGGCACAAGCCATTTCTCGACGAATCTTCAGGAGCACAATCGCGCCGTGGACAAATATCAGCGAGGTGAACAATGA
- the tmk gene encoding dTMP kinase, protein MTQSSVAPAAVPGKFVTFEGIDGAGKSTHVNAFVDTLRQGLASVGRNVVATREPGGTPLGEALRKLVLDEPMDIETEALLMFAGRREHLVKVIEPALARGDWVVSDRFTDATFAYQGGGRGLSLDKLATLERWVQGTRQPDLTILFDLDPAIAAARLAGARAPDKFERESAAFFTRVREEYLRRAEASEGRFVVIDAAQSIEAIAGQLANVFARLGLPGH, encoded by the coding sequence ATGACGCAATCCTCCGTGGCACCGGCAGCGGTGCCGGGCAAGTTCGTGACGTTCGAGGGCATTGACGGTGCAGGCAAGAGCACGCACGTCAACGCCTTCGTCGATACGCTGCGTCAGGGCCTCGCCAGCGTGGGACGCAATGTCGTCGCCACGCGTGAGCCCGGCGGTACACCGCTGGGCGAGGCCCTGCGCAAGCTCGTGCTCGATGAGCCGATGGATATCGAGACGGAGGCGCTGCTGATGTTTGCCGGACGCCGCGAACATCTGGTCAAGGTGATCGAGCCGGCGCTCGCCCGTGGCGACTGGGTGGTCTCGGACCGCTTCACCGACGCAACATTTGCATATCAAGGTGGCGGGCGTGGTCTGTCGCTCGACAAGCTTGCGACGCTGGAGCGCTGGGTGCAGGGCACGCGTCAGCCCGATCTGACGATCCTCTTCGATCTCGATCCGGCCATCGCCGCCGCCCGATTGGCAGGGGCTCGCGCGCCGGACAAGTTCGAACGCGAATCGGCAGCGTTCTTCACGCGGGTGCGTGAGGAGTATCTGCGTCGCGCCGAAGCATCCGAGGGCCGCTTTGTCGTGATCGATGCCGCGCAGAGTATCGAAGCGATTGCCGGCCAACTCGCCAATGTGTTCGCCCGCCTGGGCTTGCCCGGGCACTGA